From the Astatotilapia calliptera chromosome 6, fAstCal1.2, whole genome shotgun sequence genome, one window contains:
- the eif3ba gene encoding eukaryotic translation initiation factor 3, subunit Ba produces the protein MKETVDMVDDPEYEEEEPSFSDPEDYVDDVDDDELLDDILREKPQEADGIDSVVVVDNVPQVGPERLEKLKNVIHKIFSKFGKITTEFYPDADGMTKGYIFLEYASPTQALEAVKNADGYKLDKQHTFRVNLFTDFDKYMNISDEWEAPAKQPFKDFGNMRHWIEDPDCRDQYSVIYEAGERTAIFSNDAKEPITVEERARWTETYVRWSPKGTYLATFHQRGIALWGGEKFKQIQRFSHQGVSLIDFSPCERYVVTFSPLMDTKEDPQAIIIWDILTGQKKRGFHCESSAHWPIFKWSHDGKFFARMTPDTLSIYETPSMGLLDKKSLKITGIKDFSWSPGDNIIAFWVPEDKDIPARVTLMQMPSRQEIRVRNLFNVVDCKLHWQRNGDYLCVKVDRTPKGTQGVVTNFEIFRMREKQVPVDVVEMKESIIAFAWEPNGSKFAVLHGESPRINASFYHVKNNGKIELIKMFDKQQANSIFWSPQGQFMVLAGLRSMNGALAFVDTSDCTMMNIAEHYMASDVEWDPTGRYVVTSVSWWSHKVDNAYWLWTFQGRLLQKNNKDRFCQLLWRPRPPTLLSTEQIKMIKKDLKKYSKIFEQKDRLSQSKASKDLVDKRRAMMEDYRRYREEALKIYQEQKSIRLELRGGVGTDELDSNVDDWEEETIEFFINEEIIPIGDL, from the exons AGCTTCTTGATGACATCCTGAGGGAAAAACCCCAGGAGGCAGACGGCATAGActcggtggtggtggtggacaaCGTCCCTCAGGTGGGCCCGGAGCGTTTGGAAAAGCTCAAGAACGTCATACACAAGATCTTCTCCAAGTTTGGCAAGATCACGACCGAGTTTTACCCAGATGCAGATGGCATGACCAAAGG TTACATCTTCCTGGAGTATGCTTCTCCTACTCAAGCCCTCGAAGCAGTCAAGAACGCAGATGGATACAAACTCGACAAGCAACACACGTTTAGGGTCAACCTCTTCACTGACTTTGACAA atacATGAACATCAGTGATGAATGGGAAGCTCCAGCAAAGCAGCCTTTCAAAGACTTT gGGAATATGCGCCATTGGATCGAGGACCCAGATTGCCGTGACCAGTACAGTGTGATCTATGAAGCTGGAGAGAGGACTGCCATTTTCTCCAACGACGCTAAAGAGCCAATCACAGTTGAAGAGAGAGCA CGCTGGACAGAGACGTACGTCCGATGGTCTCCTAAAGGTACCTACCTGGCTACGTTCCACCAGCGGGGAATCGCACTGTGGGGCGGCGAGAAGTTCAAACAGATTCAGAGGTTCAGTCATCAGGGTGTGTCCCTCATTGACTTCTCACCATGTGAAAG GTATGTGGTGACCTTCAGTCCACTGATGGACACCAAGGAGGACCCACAGGCCATCATCATCTGGGACATTCTGACCGGACAGAAGAAGAGAGGCTTCCACTGCGAGAGTTCTGCACATTGGCCTATTTTTAA ATGGAGTCATGATGGGAAGTTCTTTGCAAGGATGACACCAGACACACTGAGCATCTATGAAACTCCG TCTATGGGCTTACTGGACAAGAAGAGTCTCAAGATTACTGGGATAAA GGACTTCTcgtggtctcctggtgacaacATCATAGCGTTCTGGGTACCCGAGGACAAAGACATCCCAGCCAGGGTGACTCTGATGCAGATGCCCTCCCGTCAGGAGATCCGCGTTCGCAATCTCTTCAATGTCGTCGACTGTAAACTGCACTGGCAGAGAAACGGGGATTATCTGTGTGTGAAAGTTGACAGGACTCCCAAAGGAACACAG GGTGTCGTTACCAACTTTGAAATCTTCCGCATGAGAGAGAAGCAGGTTCCTGTCGATGTGGTGGAGATGAAGG AAAGCATCATAGCGTTTGCATGGGAGCCCAATGGCAGTAAGTTTGCTGTCCTCCACGGCGAGTCGCCAAGAATCAACGCCTCCTTCTATCATGTCAAAAACAACGGCAAGATTGAGCTCATAA AGATGTTTGACAAGCAGCAGGCCAACAGTATCTTCTGGAGCCCCCAGGGACAGTTTATGGTGCTGGCTGGGCTCAGGAG TATGAACGGAGCTCTCGCCTTTGTAGACACGTCAGACTGCACCATGATGAACATAGCAGAGCATTACATGGCCTCTGACGTGGAGTGGGATCCAACGGGTCGCTACGTCGTCACCTCCGTCTCGTGGTGGAGCCACAAG GTGGACAATGCGTACTGGCTGTGGACGTTCCAGGGCCGGCTCCTCCAGAAGAACAACAAGGATCGGTTCTGTCAGCTGCTCTGGAGACCAAGACCTCCAACCCTGCTCAGCACAGAACAGATAAAG ATGATCAAAAAGGATCTGAAGAAATACTCAAAGATCTTTGAGCAGAAGGATCGTCTGAGCCAGTCCAAGGCTTCTAAG GATCTGGTGGACAAGCGGAGGGCAATGATGGAAGACTACCGACGGTACAGGGAGGAGGCGCTGAAGATTTATCAAGAACAGAAGAGCATTCGCCTCGAGCTCAGAGGAG GAGTGGGCACAGATGAGCTGGACAGCAATGTGGACGACTGGGAGGAAGAGACCATTGAGTTTTTTATCAACGAAGAAATCATTCCCATTGGAGATCTGTAG